The Helianthus annuus cultivar XRQ/B chromosome 16, HanXRQr2.0-SUNRISE, whole genome shotgun sequence genome includes a window with the following:
- the LOC110915096 gene encoding programmed cell death 6-interacting protein isoform X1, whose amino-acid sequence MLQFKDPLKLRTKKIVFEDVYSAQDSGTLEQLKELSSKRVSVELINENNPITDAIAREMSGGLTSQCEQDIQKLELYLPLLENLVQHVDLIGDDPRVIGWTSNLKIRWTSPLSCSSFFNLMGPRFFQIDNLRFELGTVLFFYGAHLREWASQVLVTDLVRSATLFRKAAGVYQYLAHEVLPSLQGVRTPEGPLEATSSVSSVMNLICLAEAQIVTIMKAEEKQTADGLLAKLHFGVVQLFNEAMDFYLTAAKECKDISPVLMDYISCSKVVHELRSYKYMAQAIKTEGQIGTAMGLLKLALNKVERNIGGMESWRAIIKQAMDTMADLLRKYEHENEFVWHEKIPYDHHLPVPQGTKIATCIPYRPERWERTLALKI is encoded by the exons ATGCTTCAATTCAAAGACCCTTTAAAGCTTAGAACCAAAAAG ATTGTGTTTGAAGATGTATACTCTGCTCAAGATTCAGGCACTCTTGAACAATTGAAAGAGTTAAGCTCCAAGCGCGTAAGCGTCGAATTGATTAACGAAAACAACCCCATTACGGATGCGATTGCAAGGGAAATGTCTGGAGGATTGACTTCTCAGTGTGAACAG GATATTCAAAAGTTAGAGCTGTATCTGCCGTTGTTGGAGAATTTGGTTCAACATGTTGATTTGATCGGTGATGATCCACGGGTGATCGGTTGGACTTCGAATCTTAAAATAAGGTGGACTAGTCCTCTTAGTTGTTCGTCTTTCTTCAATCTCATGGGTCCTAGGTTCTTTCAGATTGATAATTTGCGGTTTGAGCTTGGAACCGTTTTGTTCTTTTATGGTGCGCATCTTCGAGAATGGGCTTCCCAAGTTCTAGTCACAG ATTTAGTACGATCCGCGACCCTGTTTAGAAAAGCCGCAGGGGTTTATCAATATTTGGCTCATGAGGTTCTACCCTCTTTACAAGGCGTACGCACTCCCGAGGGTCCACTGGAAGCCACATCATCAGTTTCTTCGGTTATGAACTTAATTTGCTTGGCTGAGGCTCAG ATAGTAACTATAATGAAGGCTGAAGAGAAACAAACTGCCGATGGGCTTTTGGCAAAGTTGCATTTCGGTGTCGTTCAGTTATTTAATGAGGCCATGGATTTTTATTTAACCGCAGCGAAAGAATGCAAAGATATCTCACCGGTGTTGAtg GATTACATTTCATGTTCTAAAGTGGTACACGAGTTAAGAAGCTACAAATACATGGCACAGGCCATAAAAACCGAGGGGCAAATTGGAACCGCGATGGGACTTCTTAAACTTGCGTTAAACAAAGTAGAGAGGAACATAGGAGGAATGGAATCATGGCGAGCGATTATAAAGCAAGCGATGGACACCATGGCGGATTTGTTAAGAAAATACGAGcatgaaaatgagtttgtttggCATGAAAAAATACCTTACGATCACCATTTGCCGGTGCCACAAGGAACAAAGATAGCAACTTGCATACCTTATCGTCCTGAAAGATGGGAAAGAACTCTTGCGTTGAAGATATAA
- the LOC110915096 gene encoding uncharacterized protein LOC110915096 isoform X2 gives MLQFKDPLKLRTKKIVFEDVYSAQDSGTLEQLKELSSKRVSVELINENNPITDAIAREMSGGLTSQCEQDIQKLELYLPLLENLVQHVDLIGDDPRVIGWTSNLKIRWTSPLSCSSFFNLMGPRFFQIDNLRFELGTVLFFYGAHLREWASQVLVTDLVRSATLFRKAAGVYQYLAHEVLPSLQGVRTPEGPLEATSSVSSVMNLICLAEAQDYISCSKVVHELRSYKYMAQAIKTEGQIGTAMGLLKLALNKVERNIGGMESWRAIIKQAMDTMADLLRKYEHENEFVWHEKIPYDHHLPVPQGTKIATCIPYRPERWERTLALKI, from the exons ATGCTTCAATTCAAAGACCCTTTAAAGCTTAGAACCAAAAAG ATTGTGTTTGAAGATGTATACTCTGCTCAAGATTCAGGCACTCTTGAACAATTGAAAGAGTTAAGCTCCAAGCGCGTAAGCGTCGAATTGATTAACGAAAACAACCCCATTACGGATGCGATTGCAAGGGAAATGTCTGGAGGATTGACTTCTCAGTGTGAACAG GATATTCAAAAGTTAGAGCTGTATCTGCCGTTGTTGGAGAATTTGGTTCAACATGTTGATTTGATCGGTGATGATCCACGGGTGATCGGTTGGACTTCGAATCTTAAAATAAGGTGGACTAGTCCTCTTAGTTGTTCGTCTTTCTTCAATCTCATGGGTCCTAGGTTCTTTCAGATTGATAATTTGCGGTTTGAGCTTGGAACCGTTTTGTTCTTTTATGGTGCGCATCTTCGAGAATGGGCTTCCCAAGTTCTAGTCACAG ATTTAGTACGATCCGCGACCCTGTTTAGAAAAGCCGCAGGGGTTTATCAATATTTGGCTCATGAGGTTCTACCCTCTTTACAAGGCGTACGCACTCCCGAGGGTCCACTGGAAGCCACATCATCAGTTTCTTCGGTTATGAACTTAATTTGCTTGGCTGAGGCTCAG GATTACATTTCATGTTCTAAAGTGGTACACGAGTTAAGAAGCTACAAATACATGGCACAGGCCATAAAAACCGAGGGGCAAATTGGAACCGCGATGGGACTTCTTAAACTTGCGTTAAACAAAGTAGAGAGGAACATAGGAGGAATGGAATCATGGCGAGCGATTATAAAGCAAGCGATGGACACCATGGCGGATTTGTTAAGAAAATACGAGcatgaaaatgagtttgtttggCATGAAAAAATACCTTACGATCACCATTTGCCGGTGCCACAAGGAACAAAGATAGCAACTTGCATACCTTATCGTCCTGAAAGATGGGAAAGAACTCTTGCGTTGAAGATATAA
- the LOC110915096 gene encoding programmed cell death 6-interacting protein isoform X3: MSGGLTSQCEQDIQKLELYLPLLENLVQHVDLIGDDPRVIGWTSNLKIRWTSPLSCSSFFNLMGPRFFQIDNLRFELGTVLFFYGAHLREWASQVLVTDLVRSATLFRKAAGVYQYLAHEVLPSLQGVRTPEGPLEATSSVSSVMNLICLAEAQIVTIMKAEEKQTADGLLAKLHFGVVQLFNEAMDFYLTAAKECKDISPVLMDYISCSKVVHELRSYKYMAQAIKTEGQIGTAMGLLKLALNKVERNIGGMESWRAIIKQAMDTMADLLRKYEHENEFVWHEKIPYDHHLPVPQGTKIATCIPYRPERWERTLALKI, from the exons ATGTCTGGAGGATTGACTTCTCAGTGTGAACAG GATATTCAAAAGTTAGAGCTGTATCTGCCGTTGTTGGAGAATTTGGTTCAACATGTTGATTTGATCGGTGATGATCCACGGGTGATCGGTTGGACTTCGAATCTTAAAATAAGGTGGACTAGTCCTCTTAGTTGTTCGTCTTTCTTCAATCTCATGGGTCCTAGGTTCTTTCAGATTGATAATTTGCGGTTTGAGCTTGGAACCGTTTTGTTCTTTTATGGTGCGCATCTTCGAGAATGGGCTTCCCAAGTTCTAGTCACAG ATTTAGTACGATCCGCGACCCTGTTTAGAAAAGCCGCAGGGGTTTATCAATATTTGGCTCATGAGGTTCTACCCTCTTTACAAGGCGTACGCACTCCCGAGGGTCCACTGGAAGCCACATCATCAGTTTCTTCGGTTATGAACTTAATTTGCTTGGCTGAGGCTCAG ATAGTAACTATAATGAAGGCTGAAGAGAAACAAACTGCCGATGGGCTTTTGGCAAAGTTGCATTTCGGTGTCGTTCAGTTATTTAATGAGGCCATGGATTTTTATTTAACCGCAGCGAAAGAATGCAAAGATATCTCACCGGTGTTGAtg GATTACATTTCATGTTCTAAAGTGGTACACGAGTTAAGAAGCTACAAATACATGGCACAGGCCATAAAAACCGAGGGGCAAATTGGAACCGCGATGGGACTTCTTAAACTTGCGTTAAACAAAGTAGAGAGGAACATAGGAGGAATGGAATCATGGCGAGCGATTATAAAGCAAGCGATGGACACCATGGCGGATTTGTTAAGAAAATACGAGcatgaaaatgagtttgtttggCATGAAAAAATACCTTACGATCACCATTTGCCGGTGCCACAAGGAACAAAGATAGCAACTTGCATACCTTATCGTCCTGAAAGATGGGAAAGAACTCTTGCGTTGAAGATATAA
- the LOC110915095 gene encoding lipid phosphate phosphatase 2 isoform X1, with translation MLWKNRSRMSSQIMRNMFQGPQGRGVEAELECFYMRSHGRKVARIHMHDWLILILLVIIEIGLNVIHPFYRFVGKDMMTDLKYPMKDNTVPLWAVPVYAVLLPILVFLFIYFKRRDIYDLHHAILGLLFSILITGVLTDAIKDATGRPRPDFFWRCFPDGIDNYDRWGNVVCHGNESDIREGHKSFPSGHSSWSFAGLGFLALYLAGKIKAFDRSGHVAKLCIVFLPLLMASLVAVSRVDDYWHHWQDVFAGGLLGLTVATFCYLQFFPAPYHTEGWGPYAYFRAVEETRSTRRVDRPVNEIGLGIPDLNQQSRQDRAGPGLDSSSPDYHSYSLESDVESGKV, from the exons GGCCCGCAGGGCCGAGGTGTGGAAGCTGAGCTGGAATGTTTTTACATGAGATCTCATGGAAGAAAAGTGGCTAGAATTCACATGCACGATTGGCTTATATTGATCCTACTTGTCATCATCGAAATCGGTTTAAACGTCATACACCCGTTCTACCGCTTTGTTGGCAAGGATATGATGACGGATCTTAAATATCCAATGAAGGACAACACCGTTCCCTTGTGGGCCGTACCA GTGTACGCAGTGTTATTGCCTATTCTGGTTTTTCTTTTCATCTATTTCAAGAGGAGAGACATATATGATCTGCACCATGCAATTTTAG GTCTCTTATTTTCTATACTTATAACCGGCGTTCTGACAGATGCTATAAAAGACGCCACTGGGCGACCTAGACCAGATTTCTTTTGGCGTTGCTTTCCCGATGGAATCGAC AATTATGATCGATGGGGAAATGTTGTTTGTCACGGTAACGAAAGCGATATAAGAGAAGGTCATAAAAGCTTCCCAAGCGGCCATTCTTCAT GGTCATTTGCGGGCCTAGGGTTTTTGGCGCTGTACTTAGCTGGAAAAATCAAAGCGTTTGACCGTAGTGGCCATGTGGCAAAACTATGCATCGTTTTCCTTCCGCTTTTAATGGCATCTCTTGTAGCCGTTTCTCGAGTGGATGACTATTGGCATCATTGGCAAGACGTATTTGCCGGTGGTCTTTTAG GTCTCACCGTTGCGACATTTTGCTATCTACAGTTTTTTCCAGCCCCGTATCACACTGAAG GGTGGGGTCCGTATGCTTATTTCCGGGCTGTTGAAGAGACGCGTTCTACTAGAAGGGTAGATCGCCCGGTTAATGAAATCGGGCTGGGGATTCCGGATTTAAACCAACAATCAAGGCAGGACCGAGCCGGGCCCGGGctggattcttcttctccagaTTACCATTCTTATTCGTTGGAGAGTGATGTAGAGTCTGGAAAAGTGTGA
- the LOC110915095 gene encoding lipid phosphate phosphatase 2 isoform X2 produces MSSQIMRNMFQGPQGRGVEAELECFYMRSHGRKVARIHMHDWLILILLVIIEIGLNVIHPFYRFVGKDMMTDLKYPMKDNTVPLWAVPVYAVLLPILVFLFIYFKRRDIYDLHHAILGLLFSILITGVLTDAIKDATGRPRPDFFWRCFPDGIDNYDRWGNVVCHGNESDIREGHKSFPSGHSSWSFAGLGFLALYLAGKIKAFDRSGHVAKLCIVFLPLLMASLVAVSRVDDYWHHWQDVFAGGLLGLTVATFCYLQFFPAPYHTEGWGPYAYFRAVEETRSTRRVDRPVNEIGLGIPDLNQQSRQDRAGPGLDSSSPDYHSYSLESDVESGKV; encoded by the exons GGCCCGCAGGGCCGAGGTGTGGAAGCTGAGCTGGAATGTTTTTACATGAGATCTCATGGAAGAAAAGTGGCTAGAATTCACATGCACGATTGGCTTATATTGATCCTACTTGTCATCATCGAAATCGGTTTAAACGTCATACACCCGTTCTACCGCTTTGTTGGCAAGGATATGATGACGGATCTTAAATATCCAATGAAGGACAACACCGTTCCCTTGTGGGCCGTACCA GTGTACGCAGTGTTATTGCCTATTCTGGTTTTTCTTTTCATCTATTTCAAGAGGAGAGACATATATGATCTGCACCATGCAATTTTAG GTCTCTTATTTTCTATACTTATAACCGGCGTTCTGACAGATGCTATAAAAGACGCCACTGGGCGACCTAGACCAGATTTCTTTTGGCGTTGCTTTCCCGATGGAATCGAC AATTATGATCGATGGGGAAATGTTGTTTGTCACGGTAACGAAAGCGATATAAGAGAAGGTCATAAAAGCTTCCCAAGCGGCCATTCTTCAT GGTCATTTGCGGGCCTAGGGTTTTTGGCGCTGTACTTAGCTGGAAAAATCAAAGCGTTTGACCGTAGTGGCCATGTGGCAAAACTATGCATCGTTTTCCTTCCGCTTTTAATGGCATCTCTTGTAGCCGTTTCTCGAGTGGATGACTATTGGCATCATTGGCAAGACGTATTTGCCGGTGGTCTTTTAG GTCTCACCGTTGCGACATTTTGCTATCTACAGTTTTTTCCAGCCCCGTATCACACTGAAG GGTGGGGTCCGTATGCTTATTTCCGGGCTGTTGAAGAGACGCGTTCTACTAGAAGGGTAGATCGCCCGGTTAATGAAATCGGGCTGGGGATTCCGGATTTAAACCAACAATCAAGGCAGGACCGAGCCGGGCCCGGGctggattcttcttctccagaTTACCATTCTTATTCGTTGGAGAGTGATGTAGAGTCTGGAAAAGTGTGA